The Candidatus Denitrolinea symbiosum DNA window GGGGAGTTGACTCGTCAAATCCACGAGGCGGGACTGGACGGCCGCGTCATCCTGGCTGGATATTTGCCGCGCGAGACGATCGCCTCCGCGCTGGCCTCCTGCGATGTGTTCGCGATGCCGTCCCGCTACGAAGGCACGCCCATCGCCGTGTTGGAAGCGGCCGCGATGGCGTGTCCCATTCTCGCGTCGGACGCGGGCGGGATTCCCGAATTGGTCGCGAACGAGGAGCACGCGCTGCTGGTCCAGCCCGAAGACCCGTCCGCGCTCGCGCAGGGATTGATCCGTCTCGGCGCGGACCGCGCGTTCGCGCGTCGGCTGGGAGAGAACGCCCAGCGCCGCGTCCGCGAGAAGTTCAGCCTCGAGGCGCAAGTCGCCGCGACGATGGACGCCTATCGAAAAGCCTGGGCAAAATTCAATCGGGAGAAATGAATGTACCTGGATACAACCGTACTTAAGAAAACCCGACGCTCCAAATTGAAAGAGGGGATTTTTTCGTTCGCCTTCCACAGCGGATTGACGCGTCTCGGGCGCGGCTTCTGGAAAAATTCCCTGACCGTGCTGAACTATCACCGCATCGCCAACCTCGACGACGACGGCTTCGACACCTTCAAGCCCAACGTCAGCGGCCGCCCCGAGGACTTCGAGCGGCAGATGGACTACGCGGCGCGCTGGTTCAACGTCATCTCGACACGTGATCTCGTGGGCTGGCTGGACGGCGGAGCGCCGCTTCCGCCGCACGCCGCGCTGATCACTTTCGACGACGGCTATCTCGACAACTACACGTTCGCCTATCCCATCCTGCGCAAACATAATTTCCCCGCCATCATTTTTCTGACGACGAATCACATCGAAAGCGACCTCCCCTTCTATTGGGATTTGGCCGCCTATTGCCTGCATCACACGCGGAAGGATCACGTCGTCCTGCCCGACGGGACGCGGCGGGAATGGACAAGCCGAGCGGAAGCGGAGCGCGTCGGCGCGACCCTGATCGAGCAGGCAAAGTCCCTGGCGGAAGACGAGAAGCGCGCCTGGATGTCGCGCCTGCCCGACGCGTTGGACGTCTCCATCCCTGCGGGATCTTTTCGCAATCTCATGTTGAGTTGGGACCAGGTTCGGGAAATGCGCCGCAACGGGATCGAGTTCGGCGGCCACACCATGAACCATCCCATCCTGACGCGCGTCCCGCTGGAGAAAGCCAAAGAGGAGATCGTCGGCTCGAAAGCGCGCGTCGAACAGGAGTTGGGGGAAAAGATTCTGGGATTCGCCTACCCGAACGGGCTGACGGGCGACTTCAACGCGGAGATCGAACGAACGGTCGCGGAGGCCGGCTACGGGGCCGCGTTCACCCTCCTGAACGGACCCAGCCCGAACGCGGAGGTGAAGCGGGAGCGATTCGCCATCCGCCGCGTGTTCGTCTCGCACAAACATACGCTCCCCCAATTTGCCGCGCTGGTCAGTTGGTTCAGCCGTTACCGCGCTTGAGCAAGTCTTCGAAGACAGAACGCATGTGCGCCGCGATGGTGTTCCACCCGAAACGCGTCTCGGCGAGTCGACGCGACTGCCGTCCCATTTCCTCCGCCCGCGCGGGATCGTTGACCAGCGCGGCGATCTTCTCCGCCAGCGCGGACGGGGTCTGGGGAGGCACGAGAAATCCGTTCAGCCCGTCTTCCACAGCCTCGGGCAGTCCGCCGACATTTGTGGCGATGACCGGCTTGCCGAAGGTGTACGCCATTTGCAGCGAACCGCTCTGCGTGCTGCTGTGATAGGGATACACAACCAGCGCGGCGATTTCCATCAGCGGACGGATATCGCCGAGCGGGATGTAGCGCGTGTCGAGGACGACGTCGTCGGAAACGCCGCGCTCGTGGATGCGCTTCCGAAGTTCGTCCATGTGGATATGTTTGGTGGGATAACCAGCGATCACCAGCTTCGCCGCGCAGGATTGCCGCGCCAAAGCGAAAGCGTCTATCAGGTCGTCCAATCCCTTGCTCGGAGCGAGCAACCCGAAAAATAGAACCACGCGCTCGTCGCCGCGCAGTCCGTATTGCGCGAGCAATTCCGATTTATCCCGCGCGGGGAACGACAACAGCCAGTCCGAGTTTCCGTGGGCGATAACGTGCGTGCGCTCGCGCGGCACAAAAGGAAACAACGACAGGAAACGTTCGCGGTTCTCCTGCGCGTGGAAGAAAATCGCCGAGAAGTGAGTGTAGATGCCCGCGTAGGCGCGCGCGACCAGCGCGGCGAATCGTCCCGAACTCTCGCGCAGCTCGAATTCGTGGCCGATCTCAGCCAGGAGTAATCCTCGTCGCTGCATGAGACCGAGGAAGTATGTCTCGAACGGGAAGTTGATCTTGGAGAACAGGACGATGTCGGGTTTGAGATTCGTCAAGTGGCGCGTCAGCCCCATCCACGCGCGGATCAGCCGGACGGCGCGCACGCCGCGGCGCAGCGTCCGGTGGATTTTGTGCCAGAGCCGCGTCAACGGATTCTTCGGCGGCTCGTGCATCTGCTGCGGATCGAACAACGTCCACAGCGCGAGGATATTCTGCACGCGAAAATTATGGGGGAACTCCGCCATTTCATAGTTCGCGCCGGTGACCAGCATAACGTCGAGTCCCTCGTTCGAGAGCGCGGCGCAAAGTTGATAGGCGTAATGGATCAGCCCGCCCGCGCCGTTCGGCTCGACCATCGCCAGGCGGATTTTATTTTCCATAACGGCTCATTTCCTCCACATAAATATTTTCCAATTGACGGACCTGCGTTTCGATATTGAATTTCTGCTGGACGATCTGCCATCCGCGTTCGCCCATCCCGCGCCTCGTCTCCGCGTCGGACAAAAGCGCGGCGCAGGCGCGGGACAACGCCTCGGGCTGCGCGGGCGGGACGAGAATCCCGTTTTCGCCGTCCGCGATCATCTCCGGGACGCCGCCGACCGCGCTCGCGACGACGGGCAGCCGCGCCGCCATCGCCTCCGCGAGGACCGTCGGGAGGGCCTCCGTCAGCGTGGGGAGGACGAAGATGTCGCTGGCGGCAAGCAGGCGCGGGACGTCTTTCCGCAGCCCCGCAAAGACGACGCGCTCCTGCAATCCCAACCGTCGTGTTTCATTTTCCAACGCTTCACGGTGAGTCCCATCGCCGACGACAAGGTAATACGCGTCTGGGCGCGACTCTAAAATGGCGGGCATGGCGCGGAGCATGAACTCGATCCCTTTGGGCGGGCGGAGGACCGCGACCGTCGTCAGGAGGGACGCGGCCCGGGGGAGGTTAAACTCGTTCCGGACGGAATCCCGCGCGGGTCCAGATTCGCGGCGGCGGCCGGCGGACAGGTCAATGCCGTTGTAGAGCGTCGTCAACTTGCGGGCGGGGATCCCGCTTTCGGCAATGTAGCGCCGCCGCGTCTCTTCCGAGACCGCGAGGACGCGATCGCAAAAAAAACGGAGCGCAAACCATTCCACGCGCTGGTGCAGGCGCGTCCTGGCGCGAACGTCGTCCGTCGGCAGAACGTGGACGGTGCTGAGGCTGGGGAGTCGCAGGGTTTTGGCGGCGAGGCCGCCGAGGATGTTGGAGAATTCCAGTTGGGTGTGGACGATGCCGGCGCGATGGCCGCGCAGGTAATTCCGCAAACGTCCGACCGCGCCGAAGTCGCGCAGGCGCGCGATCGGGAGGTCGTCCACGGGGACGCCGAGGGCGCGGATGTCTGCCGCGAGCGGGTTGTCCCCTTTCGATTGGAGGACGCAGACGCGCGCCGCGAAGCGCCCGGCGTCGAGACGCTTGAGGATGGGGACCATGAGGCGTTCCGCGCCGCCCATGCCGAGACCGTCAATGATGTAGGTGATGTGGATGGGAGGTTTCATTGCAGCCCTGGCGCGCG harbors:
- a CDS encoding carbohydrate esterase 4 (CE4) superfamily, catalytic NodB encodes the protein MYLDTTVLKKTRRSKLKEGIFSFAFHSGLTRLGRGFWKNSLTVLNYHRIANLDDDGFDTFKPNVSGRPEDFERQMDYAARWFNVISTRDLVGWLDGGAPLPPHAALITFDDGYLDNYTFAYPILRKHNFPAIIFLTTNHIESDLPFYWDLAAYCLHHTRKDHVVLPDGTRREWTSRAEAERVGATLIEQAKSLAEDEKRAWMSRLPDALDVSIPAGSFRNLMLSWDQVREMRRNGIEFGGHTMNHPILTRVPLEKAKEEIVGSKARVEQELGEKILGFAYPNGLTGDFNAEIERTVAEAGYGAAFTLLNGPSPNAEVKRERFAIRRVFVSHKHTLPQFAALVSWFSRYRA
- a CDS encoding glycosyl transferase, whose amino-acid sequence is MKPPIHITYIIDGLGMGGAERLMVPILKRLDAGRFAARVCVLQSKGDNPLAADIRALGVPVDDLPIARLRDFGAVGRLRNYLRGHRAGIVHTQLEFSNILGGLAAKTLRLPSLSTVHVLPTDDVRARTRLHQRVEWFALRFFCDRVLAVSEETRRRYIAESGIPARKLTTLYNGIDLSAGRRRESGPARDSVRNEFNLPRAASLLTTVAVLRPPKGIEFMLRAMPAILESRPDAYYLVVGDGTHREALENETRRLGLQERVVFAGLRKDVPRLLAASDIFVLPTLTEALPTVLAEAMAARLPVVASAVGGVPEMIADGENGILVPPAQPEALSRACAALLSDAETRRGMGERGWQIVQQKFNIETQVRQLENIYVEEMSRYGK